A window from Aquabacterium sp. NJ1 encodes these proteins:
- the ppc gene encoding phosphoenolpyruvate carboxylase, with protein sequence MNASDQDHPSAQDPHHLLRDDIRLLGRVLGDTVREQHGEATYELVDQIRRHSVRFRREHDQAARQALESTLDSLSRDQMLQVIRSFSYFSLLANIAEDQHQIRLQRQAALSGEPASEGTLEHALDRFAAEGLSPQQVLELIGHAQVAPVLTAHPTEVRRHSILHEQMQLARLLRERDQSPQTPQEQAESAEELRRIVLTLWQTRLLRPTKLSVLDEVANSLETHERTFLAEVPRLYAQLEDRLRADLKQARAPQADELALPNFLHVASWIGGDRDGNPFVTAQVLDATLRMQAECVLRHHLAELNELGLELSISALLAKPSEALLALAERSPDQSQHRMDEPYRRAISGLYARLAATYQNLIGRKPARPALGEAPAYETADELLADLDVIHRSLKANGSASLTRGRLRQLRRAVQVFGFSLAPLDLRQNSDVHEQVIADLLEAAEPGSAYLSLDEDQRVARLLAELQTARPLYSPHIAYSELSQGEIAIFQQARLAHQRYGRQSVAQCIISKAASVSDMLEVAVLLKEAGLLQPARGDQPARLALNVVPLFETIGDLRAAPGIMDKLLSLPLYRELLKSLGDVQEVMLGYSDSNKDGGFLTSGWELYKAEIGLVEVFARHGVRLRLFHGRGGSVGRGGGPSYQAILAQPPGAVQGQVRLTEQGEVIAAKYGQPETGRRNLEVLVAATLTASLLPPNRGVPTEFLDVMEELSATAFAAYRHLVYETEGFEQFFWESTVIAEIAHLNIGSRPASRKKSTSIDDLRAIPWVFSWAQCRIMLPGWYGFGSAIEAYVQKHGEAGARRLQAMHANWPYLSSLLSNMDMVLTKSDMAIASRYAGLVSDKALSAAIFGRIRAEHELTLRHLLMVTGQQTLLERHPELQRHIADRHPYLDPLNHLQVTLLESFRERQRRQEAVDERIQRGIHLTINGLAQGLRNSG encoded by the coding sequence ATGAATGCTTCTGACCAGGACCACCCGTCCGCCCAAGACCCTCACCACCTGTTGAGGGATGACATCCGACTGCTGGGCCGCGTGCTCGGCGACACCGTGCGCGAGCAGCACGGCGAGGCCACGTATGAGCTGGTGGACCAGATCCGCCGCCATTCGGTGCGCTTTCGGCGTGAACACGATCAGGCTGCCCGCCAGGCACTGGAGAGCACGCTCGACAGCCTGTCGCGCGACCAGATGCTGCAGGTGATCCGATCCTTCAGTTATTTCTCGCTGCTGGCCAATATCGCCGAAGACCAGCACCAGATCCGGCTGCAACGCCAGGCCGCCCTCAGTGGCGAGCCGGCCAGCGAAGGCACGCTGGAGCATGCGCTGGACCGCTTTGCCGCTGAGGGTCTGAGCCCGCAGCAGGTGCTCGAATTGATCGGGCACGCGCAGGTGGCGCCCGTGCTCACCGCACACCCCACCGAAGTACGCCGCCACAGCATCCTGCACGAGCAGATGCAACTGGCCCGCCTGCTGCGCGAACGTGACCAGAGCCCGCAGACGCCGCAAGAGCAAGCTGAGTCTGCCGAAGAACTGCGCCGCATCGTGCTCACCTTGTGGCAGACGCGTTTGCTGCGGCCCACCAAGTTGTCCGTGCTGGACGAGGTGGCCAACAGCCTGGAGACGCACGAGCGCACCTTCCTGGCTGAAGTGCCGCGCTTGTATGCGCAGCTTGAAGACCGCCTGCGCGCGGACCTCAAGCAGGCCCGGGCACCGCAGGCCGATGAGCTGGCCTTGCCCAACTTCCTGCACGTGGCCAGCTGGATCGGTGGTGACCGCGACGGCAACCCCTTCGTGACCGCGCAGGTGCTGGATGCCACCTTGCGCATGCAGGCCGAATGCGTGCTGCGCCACCACCTGGCCGAGCTCAATGAACTGGGGCTGGAGCTGTCGATCTCGGCCTTGCTGGCCAAACCATCAGAAGCGCTGCTGGCTCTGGCCGAGCGTTCGCCTGATCAGTCCCAGCACCGCATGGACGAGCCTTACCGCCGTGCCATCAGCGGCTTGTATGCGCGCCTGGCGGCCACCTACCAGAACCTGATCGGACGCAAGCCTGCTCGCCCCGCCTTGGGCGAGGCACCTGCTTACGAAACGGCGGACGAACTGCTGGCCGACCTGGACGTCATCCACCGTTCGCTCAAGGCCAATGGCTCGGCCTCGCTGACGCGCGGGCGCCTGCGCCAGTTGCGCCGTGCCGTGCAGGTGTTCGGCTTCAGCCTCGCACCGCTGGACCTGCGCCAGAACTCGGACGTGCACGAGCAGGTCATTGCTGACTTGCTGGAGGCCGCCGAGCCGGGCTCGGCCTACCTGTCGCTGGACGAAGACCAGCGCGTGGCTCGCTTGCTGGCCGAGCTGCAGACGGCCCGCCCGCTGTACTCGCCGCACATTGCCTACAGCGAGCTGAGCCAGGGTGAGATCGCGATCTTCCAGCAGGCCCGGCTGGCGCATCAACGGTATGGCCGCCAGTCCGTGGCCCAGTGCATCATCAGCAAGGCGGCCAGCGTGTCCGACATGCTGGAGGTGGCCGTGCTGCTCAAGGAGGCTGGCCTGCTGCAACCCGCGCGTGGCGATCAGCCTGCACGCCTGGCGCTCAACGTGGTGCCCTTGTTCGAGACGATTGGCGACCTGCGCGCCGCCCCCGGCATCATGGACAAGCTCTTGTCCTTGCCTCTCTATCGCGAGCTGCTCAAGAGCCTGGGTGACGTGCAGGAGGTCATGCTGGGTTACTCCGACTCGAACAAGGACGGCGGCTTCCTGACTTCGGGCTGGGAGCTGTACAAGGCCGAAATCGGCCTGGTGGAGGTGTTCGCCCGCCACGGCGTGCGCCTGCGCCTGTTCCACGGCCGTGGTGGCTCGGTGGGACGTGGTGGTGGCCCCAGCTACCAGGCCATCCTCGCGCAACCGCCTGGTGCGGTGCAGGGCCAGGTGCGCCTGACCGAACAAGGCGAGGTGATTGCAGCCAAGTACGGCCAGCCCGAAACCGGTCGCCGCAACCTGGAGGTGCTGGTGGCCGCCACGCTCACCGCCAGCCTGCTGCCGCCGAACCGGGGCGTGCCCACCGAGTTCCTGGACGTGATGGAAGAGTTGTCGGCCACGGCCTTTGCGGCCTACCGCCACCTGGTCTACGAAACCGAAGGCTTCGAGCAGTTCTTCTGGGAGTCCACGGTGATTGCCGAGATCGCCCATCTGAACATCGGCAGCCGCCCGGCCTCGCGCAAGAAGTCCACCTCCATCGACGACCTGCGCGCCATCCCCTGGGTGTTCAGCTGGGCCCAGTGCCGCATCATGTTGCCGGGCTGGTATGGTTTTGGCAGCGCCATCGAGGCCTATGTGCAAAAGCACGGCGAGGCCGGTGCACGGCGCCTGCAGGCCATGCACGCGAACTGGCCTTATCTGTCCAGCCTCTTGTCGAACATGGACATGGTGCTGACCAAGTCCGATATGGCCATCGCCTCGCGTTATGCGGGCCTGGTCAGCGACAAGGCCTTGAGTGCGGCGATCTTTGGGCGCATCCGGGCCGAGCATGAACTCACCTTGCGCCACCTGCTGATGGTGACCGGCCAGCAGACCCTGCTGGAGCGCCACCCCGAGTTGCAGCGCCACATTGCCGACCGCCACCCGTATCTGGACCCGCTCAACCACCTGCAGGTCACGCTGCTGGAGAGCTTCCGCGAGCGCCAGCGGCGCCAGGAAGCCGTGGACGAGCGCATCCAGCGTGGCATCCACCTCACCATCAACGGCCTGGCTCAGGGGCTGCGCAACAGCGGTTGA
- the edd gene encoding phosphogluconate dehydratase: MSNATPTPIHPVIAEVTERIRQRSAASRADYLAMVEQAGQHAPQRKGMGCANLAHTFAAAPVNDKLAIRESRRTNIGIVTAYNDMLSAHQPYATYPEFIKQVAREAGGVAQVAGGVPAMCDGITQGAEGMELSLFSRDVIALATAVALSHKVFDAALYLGICDKIVPGLMIGALRFGHLASVFVPAGPMTSGLPNDQKGKVRQQYAQGLVSREALLEAEAQSYHSAGTCTFYGTANSNQMLMEIMGVQLPGSSFVNPGTPMREALTAHAVRRALALSHDGEQPTPLGHIVDEKAVVNGIVGLLATGGSTNHTIHLVAMARAAGVLIDWDDFSDLSAVVPLLARIYPNGSADVNHFHAAGGMGFLIRELLDAGLLHADVNTVAGAGLRHYTQEPSLETGTLSWHDAPLQSGDVSVLRPVAEPFSADGGLKLMRGNLGRSVIKVSAVKPEHRVVRAPAIVFHDQQDVLDAFQAGQLERDFVAVLTYQGPRANGMPELHKLTPALSVLQDKGFKVALVTDGRMSGASGKVPAAIHVSPEALDDSPIARVYTGDMVVLDGQTGELRVEVDDATLAARSVTVPDLHHNQLGTGRELFGLFRHNAGNAEAGGSPLFGAALHR; this comes from the coding sequence ATGAGCAACGCCACACCCACGCCGATTCACCCTGTCATCGCCGAGGTCACCGAGCGCATCCGCCAACGCAGCGCCGCCAGCCGCGCCGATTACCTCGCCATGGTCGAGCAAGCCGGCCAGCACGCCCCCCAGCGCAAGGGCATGGGCTGCGCCAACCTGGCCCACACTTTTGCCGCCGCGCCAGTCAACGACAAGCTGGCCATCCGCGAATCCAGGCGCACCAACATCGGCATCGTCACGGCCTACAACGACATGCTGTCGGCCCACCAGCCGTATGCCACCTACCCCGAGTTCATCAAGCAGGTGGCCCGCGAGGCAGGCGGCGTGGCCCAGGTGGCGGGCGGTGTGCCCGCCATGTGCGACGGCATCACGCAAGGCGCCGAAGGCATGGAGTTGTCGCTGTTCTCGCGCGACGTGATTGCCCTCGCCACCGCCGTGGCCTTGTCGCACAAGGTGTTTGACGCCGCCCTGTACCTGGGCATCTGCGACAAGATCGTGCCGGGCCTGATGATCGGTGCACTGCGCTTTGGCCACCTGGCCAGCGTGTTCGTGCCCGCCGGCCCCATGACATCGGGCTTGCCCAATGACCAGAAGGGCAAGGTGCGCCAGCAATATGCGCAGGGCCTGGTGAGCCGCGAGGCCCTGCTCGAAGCCGAGGCCCAGTCGTATCACAGCGCCGGCACCTGCACCTTCTACGGCACGGCCAACTCCAACCAGATGCTGATGGAAATCATGGGGGTGCAGTTACCGGGCTCATCCTTCGTGAACCCGGGCACGCCCATGCGTGAAGCGCTCACGGCCCATGCCGTGCGCCGGGCACTGGCCTTGAGCCACGATGGCGAGCAGCCCACGCCACTGGGCCACATCGTCGATGAGAAGGCCGTGGTCAACGGCATCGTGGGCTTGCTGGCCACAGGCGGCTCTACCAACCACACCATCCACCTGGTGGCCATGGCCCGCGCGGCCGGCGTGCTGATCGATTGGGATGACTTTTCGGACCTGTCTGCCGTGGTGCCTCTGCTGGCGCGCATCTACCCCAATGGCTCGGCCGATGTGAACCACTTCCATGCTGCCGGTGGCATGGGCTTCCTGATCCGCGAGCTGCTGGATGCCGGCCTGCTGCATGCCGATGTGAACACCGTAGCCGGCGCTGGCTTGCGCCACTACACGCAAGAGCCCAGCCTGGAAACCGGCACACTGAGCTGGCACGATGCACCCCTGCAGAGCGGCGATGTGTCCGTGCTGCGCCCTGTGGCCGAGCCCTTCAGCGCAGATGGGGGCTTGAAGCTCATGCGCGGCAACCTGGGCCGCTCTGTCATCAAGGTCTCGGCCGTCAAGCCCGAGCACCGCGTGGTGCGGGCGCCCGCCATCGTCTTCCATGACCAGCAGGATGTGCTGGATGCTTTCCAGGCAGGCCAGTTGGAGCGCGACTTCGTGGCCGTGCTCACCTACCAGGGCCCGCGCGCCAACGGCATGCCTGAGCTGCACAAGCTCACGCCCGCACTCAGCGTGTTGCAGGATAAGGGCTTCAAAGTGGCGCTGGTGACGGATGGCCGCATGTCGGGTGCATCAGGCAAGGTGCCGGCCGCCATCCACGTGAGCCCGGAAGCGCTGGACGACAGCCCCATCGCCCGCGTGTACACAGGTGACATGGTCGTGCTCGATGGCCAGACCGGCGAGCTGCGCGTGGAGGTAGACGACGCCACCCTGGCCGCCCGCAGCGTGACCGTGCCCGATCTGCACCACAACCAGTTGGGCACAGGCCGAGAACTGTTCGGCCTGTTCCGCCACAACGCGGGCAACGCCGAGGCCGGGGGCAGCCCCTTGTTCGGCGCTGCACTGCATCGCTGA
- a CDS encoding bifunctional 4-hydroxy-2-oxoglutarate aldolase/2-dehydro-3-deoxy-phosphogluconate aldolase: protein MTTPAPLPSFKSRVVPVIALSEARQAVPLARALLAGGIDVIEITLRHPCALDAIKAVADEVPEMALGAGTLLQAADVDKVMRAGARFGLSPGHTPDLLDTVIAQGLPFVPGVMTPSEVMYARNRGFKLLKLFPAAQAGGQQMLKALASPIPDVRFCPTGGVNEDNFTTLLAERNVALVGGSWLAPLADIEAGRWGLITQLAQRATDKLAAAANLPQA from the coding sequence ATGACCACACCCGCCCCCCTGCCCTCGTTCAAGTCCCGCGTGGTGCCCGTCATCGCGCTCAGCGAGGCCAGGCAGGCTGTGCCCCTGGCTCGTGCCCTGCTGGCCGGTGGCATCGATGTCATCGAGATCACGCTGCGCCACCCGTGTGCGCTGGATGCCATCAAGGCCGTGGCCGATGAGGTGCCTGAGATGGCCTTGGGCGCCGGCACCCTGCTGCAAGCGGCCGATGTCGACAAGGTGATGCGTGCTGGTGCCCGCTTTGGACTGTCGCCAGGCCACACGCCAGACCTGCTGGACACCGTGATCGCGCAAGGCCTGCCCTTCGTGCCGGGCGTGATGACGCCCAGCGAAGTGATGTACGCCCGCAACCGCGGCTTCAAGCTGCTCAAGCTCTTCCCGGCGGCTCAAGCCGGCGGCCAGCAGATGCTCAAGGCCCTGGCCTCACCGATCCCCGATGTGCGCTTCTGCCCCACCGGTGGGGTCAATGAAGACAACTTCACCACCCTGCTGGCCGAACGCAATGTGGCGCTGGTGGGCGGCTCGTGGCTGGCCCCGCTGGCTGACATTGAGGCGGGCCGCTGGGGCCTCATCACGCAACTGGCGCAACGGGCGACCGACAAGCTGGCGGCGGCGGCCAACCTGCCACAGGCTTGA
- a CDS encoding YggL family protein: MSKQRSRRQRKKLHIGEFKELGFLFEATLKPGADENALIEAFLVEAIDANELGFGGWATGGAVEKFGRGSMTEEQRQTVLNWLVARPEITTLSATGLIDMWYSTSAGEHFAAIKPA; this comes from the coding sequence ATGTCCAAACAACGTAGCCGCCGCCAGCGCAAGAAGCTGCACATCGGCGAATTCAAGGAGCTTGGCTTCCTGTTCGAAGCGACGCTCAAGCCTGGCGCCGACGAAAATGCCCTGATCGAAGCCTTCCTCGTGGAAGCCATCGATGCCAATGAGTTGGGCTTTGGCGGATGGGCCACAGGCGGCGCCGTGGAGAAATTCGGGCGCGGCAGCATGACCGAAGAACAACGCCAGACCGTCCTGAACTGGCTGGTCGCACGGCCTGAAATCACGACGCTGTCGGCCACCGGGCTGATCGACATGTGGTACTCCACGTCGGCAGGCGAGCACTTCGCGGCGATCAAGCCCGCGTAA
- a CDS encoding EAL domain-containing protein — MFKIHPAPSDAAQLDVGPEKGCGACSTAEPLGFQFDYAYQPIVDVIGRSTYAHEALVRGPAGEGALAVLSQVTEQNRYRFDQACRVKAIKTAAQLGLKDRLSINFLPNAVYRPEVCIRTTLEAARAHNFPLDHIIFEVTEGERVEDGPWLATILQAYKQYGFLTAIDDFGAGYAGLTLLADFTPDFIKLDMALVRGVNVSKSRQAIARGMVRVCQEMGIQVIAEGIETADERDFFLHEGVTLMQGFLFAKPVFRAITSAAEVSWPEPLHRSGAFSFTRA, encoded by the coding sequence ATGTTCAAGATTCATCCAGCGCCTTCCGACGCGGCACAGCTCGATGTCGGCCCCGAAAAGGGTTGCGGCGCCTGCAGCACGGCCGAACCGCTTGGTTTTCAGTTTGACTATGCTTACCAGCCCATCGTCGATGTGATTGGTCGCAGCACCTATGCGCACGAGGCATTGGTGCGCGGCCCTGCGGGTGAGGGGGCGCTGGCGGTGCTGTCGCAGGTGACGGAGCAGAACCGCTATCGCTTCGACCAGGCCTGCCGCGTGAAGGCCATCAAGACTGCAGCGCAACTTGGCCTGAAGGATCGGCTGTCGATCAACTTCCTGCCCAACGCGGTCTACAGGCCGGAGGTCTGTATCCGGACGACGCTGGAGGCTGCGCGCGCGCACAACTTTCCCCTTGATCACATCATTTTCGAGGTGACCGAAGGTGAGCGTGTGGAGGACGGCCCCTGGCTGGCGACCATCCTGCAGGCATACAAGCAGTACGGTTTCCTGACCGCGATCGACGATTTCGGCGCGGGCTATGCCGGCCTCACCCTGCTGGCCGACTTCACGCCGGACTTCATCAAGCTCGACATGGCGCTTGTGCGCGGCGTGAACGTCAGCAAGTCACGCCAGGCCATCGCACGCGGCATGGTGCGCGTCTGCCAGGAGATGGGCATCCAGGTCATCGCCGAGGGTATCGAGACCGCCGATGAACGCGACTTCTTCCTGCATGAAGGCGTGACGCTGATGCAGGGCTTCCTGTTCGCCAAGCCCGTGTTCCGCGCGATCACCTCGGCAGCCGAGGTGTCCTGGCCGGAGCCGCTGCACCGCTCAGGGGCTTTTTCCTTTACGCGGGCTTGA
- the fic gene encoding protein adenylyltransferase Fic, translated as MSDPLPPWRPETPYNQLPPLPPRHDIESKAVLKACITARAALAELKQAAELIPNQTMLINTIPLLEAKDSSEIENIVTTTDQLFQHVQGDGTADHATKEALRYRSALQRGFLSLKDRPLCTATAVEICRTLKGADMDIRRTPGTQLANDRTGEVIYTPPEGEAHLRDLLANWERFLHTQTELDPLIRMAVGHYQFEAIHPFVDGNGRTGRVVNILYLIQEELLSLPILYLSRHIIAHKADYYRLLLDVTQKEAWEPWVLFMLKAVEETSRWTTAKIAAIRKLADHTTEHVRAHLPKIYSRELVDVIFEQPYCRIANLVEKDIAQRQAASRYLKDLVELGVLREMQYGKEKLFIHPKLMQLLTRDSNALVPYA; from the coding sequence ATGAGCGACCCTTTGCCCCCCTGGCGCCCTGAAACGCCCTACAACCAGTTGCCCCCCTTGCCGCCTCGGCATGACATTGAAAGCAAGGCCGTGCTCAAGGCGTGCATCACTGCGCGTGCCGCCCTGGCCGAGCTGAAACAGGCGGCAGAGCTGATCCCCAACCAGACCATGCTGATCAACACGATCCCGCTGCTGGAAGCCAAGGACAGCTCCGAGATCGAGAACATCGTCACCACAACCGACCAGCTGTTCCAGCACGTCCAAGGCGACGGCACGGCTGACCACGCCACCAAAGAGGCTCTTCGCTATCGATCGGCCTTACAGCGGGGGTTCCTTTCACTGAAAGACCGCCCCCTGTGCACCGCCACCGCCGTGGAAATTTGCCGCACCCTCAAGGGTGCAGACATGGACATCCGCCGCACACCAGGCACTCAACTCGCGAACGACCGAACGGGCGAGGTGATCTACACCCCACCAGAGGGCGAGGCACACCTGAGAGACCTGTTGGCCAACTGGGAGCGCTTTCTGCACACCCAGACCGAGCTGGACCCGCTGATCCGCATGGCTGTGGGGCATTACCAGTTCGAAGCCATTCACCCGTTCGTCGACGGCAACGGCCGCACCGGCCGGGTGGTGAACATCCTGTATCTGATCCAGGAAGAGCTGCTCAGCCTGCCCATCCTTTACCTCAGCCGCCACATCATCGCCCACAAGGCCGATTACTACCGCTTGCTGCTGGATGTGACGCAAAAAGAGGCCTGGGAGCCCTGGGTGCTGTTCATGCTCAAAGCTGTTGAAGAAACCTCGCGTTGGACCACGGCCAAGATTGCGGCCATCCGCAAGCTCGCTGACCACACCACCGAGCATGTACGCGCCCACCTGCCCAAGATTTACAGCCGCGAGCTGGTCGATGTGATCTTCGAGCAGCCCTATTGCCGCATCGCCAACCTGGTCGAGAAAGACATCGCCCAACGACAGGCTGCCTCTCGATACCTGAAAGACCTGGTGGAGCTGGGTGTGCTGCGTGAAATGCAGTACGGCAAAGAAAAGCTCTTCATCCACCCCAAACTGATGCAACTGCTGACCCGCGACAGCAATGCCCTCGTGCCTTACGCCTGA
- a CDS encoding NYN domain-containing protein: MSTTDTARLAVLIDADNASAAMIKPLLEEIAKFGIATVKRAYGDWTTQNLVGWKDQLHRHAIQPIQQFAYTKSKNATDASLIIDAMDLLYAGNVDGFCLVSSDSDFTRLATRMREAGKLVYGLGEQKTPEAFRAACDRFIYFEVLRSASPATEGRPTVDDIPDLKEAFTQALAAISRDSGWGALSAVGSHIAKNNPAFDTRLYGCTKLSELVRKQTYLEVKENTDVSGFTHLAIRLK, encoded by the coding sequence TTGAGCACCACCGACACCGCCCGGCTTGCCGTGTTGATCGATGCCGACAATGCATCGGCAGCCATGATCAAGCCATTGCTGGAAGAGATTGCCAAATTCGGCATCGCCACGGTCAAGCGGGCTTACGGCGACTGGACAACCCAGAACCTGGTGGGCTGGAAAGATCAGTTGCATCGGCATGCGATACAGCCCATTCAGCAGTTCGCCTACACCAAGAGCAAAAACGCCACCGATGCGTCGTTGATCATCGATGCCATGGATCTGCTCTATGCCGGTAACGTCGACGGCTTTTGCTTGGTGTCATCGGACAGCGATTTCACACGCCTGGCTACCCGCATGCGGGAGGCTGGCAAGCTCGTGTATGGGCTCGGTGAGCAAAAGACGCCAGAGGCCTTCCGCGCAGCGTGCGACAGGTTTATCTACTTCGAGGTACTGCGATCAGCGTCGCCTGCGACCGAAGGTCGGCCGACGGTGGATGACATTCCAGATCTGAAAGAAGCCTTTACTCAGGCCTTGGCAGCGATTTCCCGCGACAGCGGCTGGGGGGCGCTCTCAGCCGTGGGTTCACACATCGCCAAAAACAATCCGGCGTTTGACACGCGCCTCTACGGATGCACAAAGTTGAGTGAGCTTGTTCGCAAGCAGACTTATCTTGAGGTCAAGGAAAACACGGACGTGTCTGGCTTCACCCACCTTGCCATTCGCCTCAAGTGA
- the hrcA gene encoding heat-inducible transcriptional repressor HrcA: protein MLDDRAKILLKALVERYIADGQPVGSRTLSRASGLDLSAATIRNVMADLEELGLIVSPHTSAGRVPTPKGYRLFVDTMLTSRPVTLDTLGAEARDQLQPDQPQRVIASAAQMLSSLSQFVGVVTAPRKASMFQHIEFLRLGDKRVLVILVAPDGDVQNRVIFTAQDYSQSQLVEASNILNAHYSGLSIDEMRERLKREVDQLRSDIATLMQQAVQAGGEVMAENSDQLVVSGERNLLTVQDFSNDLGSLRRMFDLFEQKTQLMRLLDGSSRAEGVRIYIGGESQIVPFEELSVVSAPYEINGQVVGTLGVIGPTRMAYDRMIEIVDITSRLVTNVLSQK, encoded by the coding sequence ATGCTGGATGATCGAGCCAAGATTCTGTTGAAAGCGCTGGTTGAGCGGTACATCGCCGACGGTCAACCCGTCGGCTCGCGTACGCTTTCGCGCGCCTCGGGCCTGGACCTGTCCGCTGCCACCATCCGAAACGTGATGGCCGATCTGGAAGAGTTGGGCCTGATCGTCAGCCCGCACACCTCGGCCGGCCGCGTGCCCACGCCCAAGGGCTACCGCCTGTTCGTGGACACCATGCTCACGTCGCGCCCCGTGACCCTGGATACCCTGGGTGCCGAGGCGCGCGACCAGCTCCAGCCCGACCAGCCCCAGCGCGTGATCGCCAGTGCCGCGCAGATGCTCTCCAGCCTGTCGCAGTTCGTGGGCGTGGTCACGGCGCCGCGCAAGGCGTCCATGTTCCAGCACATCGAATTCCTGCGCCTGGGTGACAAGCGCGTGCTGGTGATCCTGGTGGCGCCCGATGGTGACGTGCAGAACCGCGTCATTTTCACCGCGCAGGACTACAGCCAGTCCCAACTGGTGGAGGCCAGCAACATCCTCAACGCGCATTACTCGGGCTTGAGCATCGATGAAATGCGCGAACGCCTCAAGCGCGAGGTGGACCAGCTGCGCAGCGACATCGCCACTTTGATGCAGCAGGCCGTGCAGGCCGGCGGCGAGGTCATGGCCGAGAACTCGGACCAACTGGTCGTGTCCGGCGAGCGCAACCTGCTGACCGTGCAGGACTTCTCCAACGACCTGGGTTCGCTGCGCCGCATGTTCGACCTGTTCGAGCAAAAGACCCAGCTCATGCGCCTGCTCGACGGCTCCAGCCGGGCCGAGGGCGTGCGCATCTACATTGGCGGCGAAAGCCAGATCGTGCCCTTCGAGGAGCTGTCCGTCGTGTCGGCGCCTTATGAGATCAACGGCCAGGTGGTCGGCACGCTGGGCGTCATCGGCCCCACCCGCATGGCCTACGACCGCATGATCGAGATTGTGGACATCACCTCCCGGTTGGTGACCAATGTGCTGAGTCAGAAATAA
- a CDS encoding NAD kinase, with protein MSSLPSCRFRHAALVGKYQARGIRPVLEDVAHILARAGLDVSLERETAQNTGMTEYPPLTIKEIGKQCDLAVVLGGDGTMLAIARELAPFNIPLIGINQGRLGFITDIQLKDIATALPSILAGQYEEEQRAMLEGAVLRPMRGAGFETIYDGYAINEVVVSRGATASMVELRAEIDGQFVANYRADGLIVASPTGSTAYALSAGGPIMHPGLGGWVIVPIASHTMSNRPLVVSDDVTITIEIVAGRDASMNFDMQSLASLLHGDRVTVRRSPHKVRFLHPKGWNYYATLRRKLRWNEGVS; from the coding sequence ATGTCGAGTCTGCCATCTTGTCGTTTCCGCCACGCCGCCCTCGTCGGCAAATACCAGGCCCGCGGCATCCGCCCGGTGCTGGAGGACGTGGCCCATATCCTGGCGCGCGCCGGGCTCGACGTGTCGCTGGAGCGTGAAACGGCCCAGAACACCGGCATGACGGAATACCCGCCCCTGACGATCAAGGAAATTGGCAAGCAATGTGACCTGGCCGTGGTGCTGGGTGGCGACGGCACCATGCTGGCCATCGCGCGCGAGCTGGCGCCGTTCAACATCCCGCTGATCGGCATCAACCAGGGCCGCCTGGGTTTCATCACCGACATCCAGCTGAAAGACATCGCCACCGCCCTGCCCTCGATCCTGGCCGGTCAATATGAAGAAGAGCAGCGCGCCATGCTGGAAGGCGCCGTGCTGCGCCCGATGCGCGGCGCCGGCTTTGAAACCATCTACGACGGCTACGCCATCAACGAGGTGGTGGTGAGCCGTGGCGCCACGGCCAGCATGGTCGAGCTGCGCGCAGAGATCGACGGCCAGTTCGTGGCCAACTACCGCGCCGACGGCCTGATCGTGGCCTCGCCCACGGGCTCGACGGCTTACGCCTTGTCGGCCGGCGGCCCGATCATGCACCCCGGCCTGGGTGGCTGGGTCATCGTGCCGATTGCCTCGCACACCATGTCCAACCGGCCCCTGGTCGTGTCGGACGACGTGACCATCACCATCGAGATCGTGGCCGGCCGCGACGCCAGCATGAACTTCGACATGCAAAGCCTGGCCAGCCTGCTGCACGGCGACCGCGTCACCGTGCGCCGTTCGCCGCACAAGGTGCGCTTCCTGCACCCCAAGGGCTGGAACTACTACGCGACCCTGCGCCGCAAGCTGCGCTGGAACGAAGGAGTCAGTTGA